CGCATTGAAGACCTGCGTCCCTTCGGTGATGGGGTTGGTGCACGGGGGAATCGGATCAACCGTCAGCACGGCACCACCGACGTTGGTCGCCAGATTGGTCGCCGCAGAAGCGCCATCGACCAGCCGGACAGCCAGCGTTCGGGTCTCGCCGACCAACGGGTTGGACAGGTTGTACACCGGGGAGGCGTAGGGGCCGAACGGACCCGCGCCAGGGGCAAGGCCGCTGGCGACAGTCACGAAGCCACCACCGTTATCCCAGTCGACCTGGATGTTGAAGGTCGGGCTGTCGGAATCAACGACCGTGCTGACGGTGACGCTGGTCGAACCACCATTCATGATGGTCGTCGGCGCCATGCTCCAGTTACCGGTAGGCAGGATGTTGCCAGGAAGCTGGTTGACGGTGAAAGCCTGGTAGGTCACCGGCACCGGCGGGTTGGACGCCGGGGCCAGGTTGCCATCGAGGACCAGCCAGAGGGGGCTGGAGGCTTCGACATCCGTCGCGCGCACCATGCCGGTGATATCACCGAAGGACTGGCCGGAACCAGCAGCCTTGGTGACAGCCTTTTCATAGAAGAGGCCATCGCCAGGAGCACCGCTGTCCTGAGCGGCATCGCCACCATAGGCGCTGTCGTCGTCCAGCACAGTGGTGCCGGGATCCCAGGAGTCGATCGCGGTCGCATCACCGAGGACACCCGGAATACAAACAGCCAGGGCGGGCAGGCCGCTTTCGCCCTGCGCGACGTTGGTGAAGGAGGCATCCAGTGACAGATCACTCTCGGTGGTTTCCGTGGCCCGGGCATCCCAGTCCTCAACCCGGAAGCTCAGAGTCGAGGCCGAGATGTTGTCAGCCATAAAGCCGCCGGACTCCGCCAGAAACTCGATGCGGGAAACGTCGAGGGCGCCGTGGGGCATGCGATACGCGAAGAGGCTCGCATCCGGGCTCGCCGGAGGCAGGCGATTGGCGCGTCGCTGCGCGCCATTGGTGCCACCGCGCGGATCGTTGTACTTGGCGAGGACCGCGATGTCGAGGCTGAAGCCGCCGCTCAGGGCGTTTGTGTCCAGCGACACGGTATTGGCGCTGATCTGCCCCTGATTCAGGACCCCATAGCCAGTCCAGCCGGTGTTCCCCGCGCCATACTCGCTGCGGGTCCAGCCATCGCTGCCGAAATTCCCGGTCGGGGTGCCGCCATTGGAGACACCAACCCGGGAACCGTTGCCGGACTCATCGACCAGCTGGCGGTACGGGAAGGTGTTCGCAGTCAGCCCACTCAGGGAGATCATGCCGCCCGGGCTGAAATACGCATCAGCATTGGCGACGAGTTCCGTATTGGCGACCCGGTCGGTGAAGTAGGTGTTGCCGGTCGCTGACGGGACATCGGCCAGGAAGAGGACCATGCCCGCCACACCCAGGTCAGACCGGTTGGTCGAGCCATTGGGGGCTCCCGTGGGGTTGTTCGGCGCCGGGAACGGATGCGCGATGGTGTAGTCCAGATCGATGGTGGTCGCGGTCGCGGCAACTCCCGTCACACGGAAGGAATTCGCGCGGAAGAAGCCATCGATGGGCAGCAGGTACAGATCATCATTCGCCTGTGCCGCACGGACCGCTTTCAGCTCGCTGGTTGCCGACAGTGTGGCGGCGTCCACATGGACCGTATAGAGGGCCACGGCGGCCTGAACGATGTCGCCGTGCTGATAGATGGAGCCGAGTTCGCCGGAAGCCATGGCTACCGGGGTCGGGTCGAGAGCAGGGGTGTCGGTGGGGGTCGCGACGGGGGTCGTGCCATTGCTACAGCCGAGAGCGCTGAGCGCGAGCAGACTGGCGATCCACCAGGACGTGTTGCGCATAGTGCCAACTCCTGTGAGGTGTCGAGAGTCAGAAAAGTTCCTGAAGCCAAACTCTGCCAGTCTGCTGGAAGCGTTGCAGCGCACTCCCCTGGCCATTCATGTTGGCAGTTAGCTTCGGACTGGCGGAGAGCCTGGCTGCCATCGCACATTCCATACTGCTGGTGCGACTGCAGGGCCGGTTTTACCAACCGGCACGAAGTCAAGCTCGGGGGTTGCTTCAGGACATGGAGACTCTACCAGATGTCGAACCGGCTTGTAAAGGAAGATGTACTGGTTCGGAGCGACTTTTGTGCGGGATGTGCTTTACTACGAAGGTGACCCGCTCTTCCTCCACTCCGGACCCGGTTGCGATCGATGGGCTGCCCTGCTGGCAGGACATCGGGATCGTCGACCTGAACGCGCAGGGCGAGGGTGTCGGACGGCATGAAGGGCAGGTCGTGTTCGTCCCTTTCACGATCCCCGGAGAGATTGTCGATGTCCAGCTCACCAGCCGGCGTCCAACCTTCGCACGAGGTGAGGCACAAACCCTGAGGCTGCCCGCCCCGACCCGCGCCAAAGCGCGCTGCGAAGTCTTCGGCAAGTGTGGCGGCTGCCAGTATCAGCACATGGCGTATCCGGCTCAGCCCGATATCGCCGCCGCCAGTGTCCTGGGCAACATCCGCAAGATGCTGCGGAACTGGGATCTGCCTGAACCGGAGCTGATCAGTTGCCCGGAGCCTTACGGCTATCGCACACAAACCCGACTGCAGTTTCAGCGGATTGAGGGCACTCCCCGACTCCCGGGGTATGTCGACCTGGACGGGGCGGTCCTGCCGGTCAGCGCTTGCCCGGTGCTGCATCCGGTACTTCAACAGCTATTGGCCGCACTGCAGCAGCCTCTTGCTCAGGAGGCCATGCAGCAACAACTCCTCGCGCTGGATATGCGGTTTGTCACGATGCAGAGCAACCGGGATGGCAGCGAGTGCGCCCTCCTCTTCCACACCTTCGAACTGCTCAATGTGAAAAAGAACTGGGATCGGGAGTTGTGGGGCGAGTGCTGGCTGGCCCTGCAGGAGCAGGTTCCCGCCCTGGTCGGCCTGGTGATCGATAATGGCCAGACCGATGTCGGCTTCGGGCAAAACTTTACCAGCGAACGAGGCAGCCTCGCACCGCTGATCCCCCTGGGAGCGTTTAAGCAGAACAACGCGTTCATTGAAGATGCCGTCTACGAGCTGGTATTGCGCTGGCTTGATCCGCAGGCTGGCGAGACGGGCATCGATGCCTATTGCGGGCGTGGCGAGTTAACGGCCCGACTGGCGGATGCCACACCGGGCGGGCAGATTGTCGGTATCGAGTCCGCACCGGTCTGGTTCGATCAGGGACATCACATCAATCAGGACGATTTGCCAGGGACCCTGGCGCAGCGTATCCGGTTCGTACAGCACACGGTCGAACAGTG
The bacterium genome window above contains:
- the rlmD gene encoding 23S rRNA (uracil(1939)-C(5))-methyltransferase RlmD; protein product: MCFTTKVTRSSSTPDPVAIDGLPCWQDIGIVDLNAQGEGVGRHEGQVVFVPFTIPGEIVDVQLTSRRPTFARGEAQTLRLPAPTRAKARCEVFGKCGGCQYQHMAYPAQPDIAAASVLGNIRKMLRNWDLPEPELISCPEPYGYRTQTRLQFQRIEGTPRLPGYVDLDGAVLPVSACPVLHPVLQQLLAALQQPLAQEAMQQQLLALDMRFVTMQSNRDGSECALLFHTFELLNVKKNWDRELWGECWLALQEQVPALVGLVIDNGQTDVGFGQNFTSERGSLAPLIPLGAFKQNNAFIEDAVYELVLRWLDPQAGETGIDAYCGRGELTARLADATPGGQIVGIESAPVWFDQGHHINQDDLPGTLAQRIRFVQHTVEQWLPGQPTPSWIVCNPPRKGMEPPVLDWLKASGPERWIYISCNPATFARDCTPLADHYRVTRLACLDMFPQTSKMELVALFERCPAPAAAG